In the genome of Dioscorea cayenensis subsp. rotundata cultivar TDr96_F1 chromosome 1, TDr96_F1_v2_PseudoChromosome.rev07_lg8_w22 25.fasta, whole genome shotgun sequence, one region contains:
- the LOC120261355 gene encoding casein kinase 1-like isoform X1, with the protein MEHVIGGKFKLGRKIGSGSFGELYVGVNIQTGEEVAIKLEPVKTKHPQLHYESKLYMLLQGGTGIPHLKWFGMEGEYNAMVIDLLGPSLEDLFNYCNRKFTLKTVLMLADQLINRVEYMHSRGFLHRDIKPDNFLMGLGRRANQVYIIDYGLAKKYRDLQTHKHIPYRENKNLTGTARYASVNTHLGVEQSRRDDLESLGYVFMYFLRGSLPWMGLKAGTKKQKYDKISEKKMLTPVEALCKSYPSEFISYFHYCRSLRFEDKPDYSYLKRLFRDLFIREGYQFDYVFDWTVSKYPQISTNARARLGGRTSGMVGSSAGRDEKATVGDEIRDKFSGAVEAFAKRNSSGSGHHGDNNSKHRIHEDSPISSKDAQDSRNAGTSKRAVISTSRLSSGEHSEQQFSRTSRLVSSGASRSSNVQKVYQSAHESGSSSLSRNTATRVSHDDPLRNFELLSIGADKRK; encoded by the exons ATGGAGCATGTCATTGGTGGAAAATTTAAGCTTGGCAGGAAGATTGGAAGCGGATCATTTGGCGAGTTGTATGTTG GTGTTAACATACAGACGGGAGAAGAAGTGGCCATCAAGCTG GAACCAGTTAAAACAAAGCACCCTCAGCTTCATTATGAATCAAAATTGTATATGCTTCTTCAAGGAGGAA CTGGAATCCCCCATCTAAAGTGGTTTGGTATGGAGGGAGAGTATAATGCTATGGTGATTGATCTCCTTGGGCCAAGCCTGGAAGACTTGTTCAACTACTGCAATCGAAAGTTCACATTGAAAACTGTTTTAATGCTCGCCGATCAGTTA ATAAACCGTGTTGAATATATGCATTCACGGGGCTTTCTTCATCGTGATATTAAACCAGACAACTTCCTTATGGGTCTAGGGCGTAGAGCAAATCAG GTTTACATCATTGATTATGGTCTTGCAAAAAAGTATAGAGACCTTCAAACACATAAGCACATACCATACAG GGAGAACAAAAACCTCACAGGAACAGCACGCTATGCAAGTGTTAATACCCATCTTGGGGTTG AACAAAGCAGGAGAGATGATTTGGAATCTCTTGGTTATGTGTTCATGTATTTTTTGAGAGGAAG CCTTCCCTGGATGGGTTTGAAAGCTGGCACTAAAAAGCAGAAGTATGATAAGATAAGCGAGAAGAAAATGCTTACTCCAGTAGAG GCACTATGCAAGTCATATCCTTCAGAATTCATCTCATACTTTCATTATTGTCGATCCTTGAGATTTGAGGACAAGCCAGATTATTCTTATTTGAAGAGGCTTTTCCGAGATCTCTTCATACGAGAAG gCTATCAGTTTGATTATGTATTTGATTGGACAGTATCAAAATACCCACAAATCAGTACTAATGCAAGGGCACGG CTCGGTGGAAGAACAAGTGGCATGGTAGGATCATCAGCAGGAAGGGATGAAAAAGCTACAG TTGGAGATGAGATTCGCGATAAGTTCTCAGGTGCAGTTGAAGCATTTGCTAAAAGAAACAGTTCCGGTTCTGGTCATCATGGTGATAATAATTCAAAGCATAGAATTCATGAAGATTCACCAATATCTTCTAAAGAT GCTCAGGATTCTCGCAATGCCGGAACTTCAAAGCGGGCTGTCATTTCAACCAGTCGTCTGAGTTCTGGTGAACACAGCGAGCAACAGTTCAGTCGGACAAGCCGGCTTGTCTCGAGTGGCGCCAGCCGTTCATCAAATGTCCAAAAGGTTTATCAGTCTGCACATGAATCTGGTTCTTCATCTCTCTCGCGCAATACTGCAACCCGAGTGTCTCATGATGATCCTCTCCGCAACTTTGAGCTTCTATCCATCGGCGCAGACAAAAGAAAGTGA
- the LOC120261355 gene encoding casein kinase 1-like isoform X2, with product MEHVIGGKFKLGRKIGSGSFGELYVGVNIQTGEEVAIKLEPVKTKHPQLHYESKLYMLLQGGTGIPHLKWFGMEGEYNAMVIDLLGPSLEDLFNYCNRKFTLKTVLMLADQLINRVEYMHSRGFLHRDIKPDNFLMGLGRRANQVYIIDYGLAKKYRDLQTHKHIPYRENKNLTGTARYASVNTHLGVEQSRRDDLESLGYVFMYFLRGSLPWMGLKAGTKKQKYDKISEKKMLTPVEALCKSYPSEFISYFHYCRSLRFEDKPDYSYLKRLFRDLFIREGYQFDYVFDWTVSKYPQISTNARARLGGRTSGMVGSSAGRDEKATVGDEIRDKFSGAVEAFAKRNSSGSGHHGDNNSKHRIHEDSPISSKDDSRNAGTSKRAVISTSRLSSGEHSEQQFSRTSRLVSSGASRSSNVQKVYQSAHESGSSSLSRNTATRVSHDDPLRNFELLSIGADKRK from the exons ATGGAGCATGTCATTGGTGGAAAATTTAAGCTTGGCAGGAAGATTGGAAGCGGATCATTTGGCGAGTTGTATGTTG GTGTTAACATACAGACGGGAGAAGAAGTGGCCATCAAGCTG GAACCAGTTAAAACAAAGCACCCTCAGCTTCATTATGAATCAAAATTGTATATGCTTCTTCAAGGAGGAA CTGGAATCCCCCATCTAAAGTGGTTTGGTATGGAGGGAGAGTATAATGCTATGGTGATTGATCTCCTTGGGCCAAGCCTGGAAGACTTGTTCAACTACTGCAATCGAAAGTTCACATTGAAAACTGTTTTAATGCTCGCCGATCAGTTA ATAAACCGTGTTGAATATATGCATTCACGGGGCTTTCTTCATCGTGATATTAAACCAGACAACTTCCTTATGGGTCTAGGGCGTAGAGCAAATCAG GTTTACATCATTGATTATGGTCTTGCAAAAAAGTATAGAGACCTTCAAACACATAAGCACATACCATACAG GGAGAACAAAAACCTCACAGGAACAGCACGCTATGCAAGTGTTAATACCCATCTTGGGGTTG AACAAAGCAGGAGAGATGATTTGGAATCTCTTGGTTATGTGTTCATGTATTTTTTGAGAGGAAG CCTTCCCTGGATGGGTTTGAAAGCTGGCACTAAAAAGCAGAAGTATGATAAGATAAGCGAGAAGAAAATGCTTACTCCAGTAGAG GCACTATGCAAGTCATATCCTTCAGAATTCATCTCATACTTTCATTATTGTCGATCCTTGAGATTTGAGGACAAGCCAGATTATTCTTATTTGAAGAGGCTTTTCCGAGATCTCTTCATACGAGAAG gCTATCAGTTTGATTATGTATTTGATTGGACAGTATCAAAATACCCACAAATCAGTACTAATGCAAGGGCACGG CTCGGTGGAAGAACAAGTGGCATGGTAGGATCATCAGCAGGAAGGGATGAAAAAGCTACAG TTGGAGATGAGATTCGCGATAAGTTCTCAGGTGCAGTTGAAGCATTTGCTAAAAGAAACAGTTCCGGTTCTGGTCATCATGGTGATAATAATTCAAAGCATAGAATTCATGAAGATTCACCAATATCTTCTAAAGAT GATTCTCGCAATGCCGGAACTTCAAAGCGGGCTGTCATTTCAACCAGTCGTCTGAGTTCTGGTGAACACAGCGAGCAACAGTTCAGTCGGACAAGCCGGCTTGTCTCGAGTGGCGCCAGCCGTTCATCAAATGTCCAAAAGGTTTATCAGTCTGCACATGAATCTGGTTCTTCATCTCTCTCGCGCAATACTGCAACCCGAGTGTCTCATGATGATCCTCTCCGCAACTTTGAGCTTCTATCCATCGGCGCAGACAAAAGAAAGTGA